The genomic segment ACCAATATCAATCTTCATAACGATCTCCTCTTTTTCCATTGAATAGGCAGGTTACCATTTAGTTTAGAATACTTCTAGTTCAAGGGGCGCATATAAAAATCCCCTATGATCGCGTGACGGCTTACCAAGGGCAGAATACCAAAAAAATACGACACTTGCATGTCCCTTGGAATTTACTTTGAGCATCTGCTCCGGAATGGGGGTGAAGGAGGTTATGGTTTTCGCGACACAGAAATTTCTTCATTTGACGTTTCCAGTGAGTATTTTATGGTGAAAAACTTTTACAATCCGGATTCAGGGAGACACGCCATGCGTTTATCATGTATTGCAAGGAGAAGGGGGGTTTTCCTTTGGACTTTGCTGATGAGTTTATGGCCCGGACTTGTGACGGCGCAAGATGATCCCGCCGCGCCCCTGCCCCCGGTCGTGGCGGAGGTGATTGTCCGGGATGATCTGGAGGATGTCTGGCTAGATTGGACCACTAGCGAGGGGCTCAGCGCCGTCATGGGTACGCTCGCCCATGTGGACCCCGATCTGAAACCGCGTGGCCTGTATGAAGTCCTGTTCCTGCCCGATGCGCCGGAAGGCGAGCGCGGAGCGGAGAAAGGCGCAATTCTCGCGGTGGAGCCGAAAAAAATGATTTCCTTCACCTGGAAGCAGCCGCCTTATATGCCCATTGGTGAAAATTATACTTTTGTCCAGCTCTTCTTTGAGCCAGTGGGGGAAAATGAAACCCGCCTGCGGCTGTATAACTGGGGCTGGGGCACCAGTCCGGACTGGAAAAAGGCCCGCGCCTATTTCGCCCAGAGCTGGCCCGCCGTTCTGGACATGTACCAAAAGCAAAAGGCCGCCCAGGCCGAGTGACGCCGGGCCAG from the Luteithermobacter gelatinilyticus genome contains:
- a CDS encoding SRPBCC family protein produces the protein MSLWPGLVTAQDDPAAPLPPVVAEVIVRDDLEDVWLDWTTSEGLSAVMGTLAHVDPDLKPRGLYEVLFLPDAPEGERGAEKGAILAVEPKKMISFTWKQPPYMPIGENYTFVQLFFEPVGENETRLRLYNWGWGTSPDWKKARAYFAQSWPAVLDMYQKQKAAQAE